Proteins from a genomic interval of Quercus lobata isolate SW786 chromosome 11, ValleyOak3.0 Primary Assembly, whole genome shotgun sequence:
- the LOC115967007 gene encoding uncharacterized protein LOC115967007, whose translation MVQTRSKTTNPGHQESRDASCNPHRDRQSAHAMQPSSVQHVQSMAAAMAELTHQNQELTKEINLKRQRHEAYGEEQDQSQGDGRNAQPKSQSRGTTSRRVQHLEREIDQMRKVMNEMRENMRRTNPVEDLVHRTDSPFMASINGHPLPPKFKMPSLDSYDGACDPFDHIATFKTTMHLQEVPNEIMCRAFPTTLKGPARVWFSKILPNSVSSFEELSKLFINNFIGGQRHKRSSSSLLTIEQGENESLQSFITRFNKEALTVDEVDDKLLLAAFHNEVNSDLFIHKLYEKEHQSMGELVHSAQNFMNAEDAIIAKKRKRAKRMEANPMRHSEQGPHPKKGRTEDKKDRDGKRAGPSARSQQYTPLNVPLKQVLMQVKDDPSLKWLEELKGDPNKCNRNKYCRFHRDHGHDTDEFYDLKQQIENLIRQEKLRNFLRREHKDEKLKEKVEESSRPPLEEKSYYRRKLNRSVVQVQEDVSESSAECSTL comes from the coding sequence ATGGTTCAGACTAGATCGAAGACTACCAACCCAGGCCATCAAGAAAGTAGGGATGCTTCTTGCAATCCCCACCGCGACCGTCAATCTGCGCACGCCATGCAACCATCCTCTGTTCAACATGTGCAATCCATGGCAGCCGCTATGGCAGAGTTAACTCACCAAAACCAAGAACTGACAAAGGAGATTAATCTCAAGAGGCAACGGCATGAGGCATATGGAGAAGAACAAGACCAGAGTCAGGGAGATGGAAGAAATGCTCAGCCAAAAAGCCAATCAAGGGGTACCACATCAAGAAGGGTGCAACACTTGGAGAGAGAGATCGACCAGATGAGGAAAGTTATGAATGAGATGAGGGAGAACATGAGAAGAACAAATCCTGTAGAGGATCTAGTTCACCGAACAGATTCCCCCTTTATGGCTTCCATCAATGGTCACCCTTTGCCTCCAAAATTCAAGATGCCTTCCTTGGATTCGTATGATGGAGCGTGTGACCCATTTGATCACATTGCTACTTTTAAGACTACAATGCACCTTCAGGAGGTCCCGAATGAAAttatgtgtagggccttccctaccaccctcAAAGGTCCGGCACGAGTGTGGTTTAGTAAAATACTCCCAAATTCGGtaagttcttttgaagagttgagcAAGTTATTCATTAATAACTTCATTGGAGGACAGAGACACAAGCGTTCTTCGTCCAGCCTATTAACCATAGAACAAGGGGAGAATGAAAGCCTGCAGTCCTTTATCACTCGTTTCAACAAGGAAGCCCTGACAGTGGATGAGGTGGATGATAAGCTACTATTGGCGGCCTTTCACAACGAGGTTAATTCTGATTTATTCATCCACAAGCTTTATGAGAAGGAGCATCAGTCCATGGGTGAACTCGTCCATTCAGCCCAGAactttatgaatgcagaagacgcGATCATAGCcaaaaagaggaagagagctAAGAGAATGGAAGCAAACCCCATGCGCCACTCTGAGCAAGGCCCTCATCCAAAAAAGGGACGGACGGAAGATAAAAAAGACCGAGATGGTAAGAGGGCTGGTCCTTCAGCACGGAGTCAACAATACACGCCACTGAACGTGCCGCTCAAGCAAGTCCTTATGCAAGtcaaggatgatccttccttGAAGTGGTTGGAGGAattgaagggagatcccaacaaGTGCAATAGgaacaaatattgccgcttccataGAGACCATGGGCACGACACGGACGAATTTTACGATCTGAAACAgcaaattgaaaatcttataagaCAAGAAAAGTTGAGAAATTTCCTTAGACGAGAGCATAAGGATGAGAAGTTGAAAGAGAAGGTAGAAGAGTCGTCACGACCTCCGCTCGaagaaaaaagttattataGGAGGAAGCTCAACAGGTCAGTCGTCCAAGTCCAGGAAGACGTATCTGAAAGTAGTGCAGAATGTTCAACTCTCTAG